The following proteins are co-located in the Brevibacillus laterosporus DSM 25 genome:
- a CDS encoding LysR substrate-binding domain-containing protein, which yields MKEYLTRYPDVKIILSNGTCGQNQKDLMSGHVDVAFMVWTRLELDHCVYHQFHKEEIVLITAPNKSQYFDDYKNNGTTDYFITNEEGCSYRSMFERYLANHKLPQFQIMELWSLEAIKQAVMSGLGFAAVPYITVKHEVEKGLLKIMEHNEEFEPFYSYVLVKSKKWQSPAVKKFIELTLESI from the coding sequence TTGAAAGAGTATTTGACTAGATATCCAGATGTTAAAATCATTCTGAGTAATGGAACCTGTGGGCAAAACCAAAAAGACCTTATGAGTGGACATGTCGATGTTGCTTTTATGGTTTGGACAAGGTTAGAGTTAGATCATTGCGTTTACCATCAATTCCACAAGGAAGAGATTGTTTTAATTACTGCTCCGAACAAAAGTCAATACTTTGATGATTATAAAAATAATGGGACTACCGACTACTTTATTACCAATGAAGAGGGATGCAGCTATCGTTCCATGTTTGAGAGATATTTAGCTAATCATAAACTGCCTCAATTTCAAATAATGGAACTGTGGAGTTTGGAGGCAATCAAACAAGCTGTAATGAGCGGTTTAGGATTTGCGGCAGTACCCTATATCACGGTAAAACATGAAGTTGAGAAGGGGTTATTAAAAATTATGGAACACAATGAAGAATTTGAGCCCTTTTACTCATATGTACTTGTTAAGTCAAAGAAGTGGCAATCCCCTGCAGTTAAAAAGTTTATTGAGTTAACATTAGAATCTATATAG
- a CDS encoding macrolide family glycosyltransferase, which produces MARVLFINGGSEGHINPTIGVVQELISRGEEVVYFSIEAFRERIEKTGASVRTFDDQKFIKAFISGGRDYLLERINGLLLTADIVIPSVLEQIKGEHFDYIIHDSMFGCGRLLAQILKLPAINSCTSFAQTKVSFDKMLEQISIKVPTEIVKPINDKFQSLTVMVKEKYDVEIHSPYEVFCNPAPLTIVYTTREFQPYGEAFDQTYKFVGPSISSRLTQENFDFTAIKGKNPIYISLGTVLNQAIDFYKLCFEAFVNTDHTIVMSVGNKTQISDLGEIPKNFIVKNYVPQTDVLQYTKLFITHGGMNSTNEGLYYGVPLIVIPQSADQPIIAQQVANIGAGIKLQMQSLTANQLREAVDHVLSLSSFKKAVANIRESFRKSGGYHQAADEIFEFKSQYHI; this is translated from the coding sequence ATGGCGCGTGTTTTATTTATTAATGGTGGATCAGAGGGACATATCAATCCAACTATTGGAGTTGTGCAAGAGCTTATTTCGCGTGGAGAAGAGGTAGTGTACTTTTCTATAGAAGCTTTTCGGGAGCGTATTGAGAAGACGGGAGCTTCAGTACGAACATTTGACGATCAAAAATTTATAAAAGCCTTTATCTCAGGTGGAAGAGATTATTTACTCGAAAGAATCAACGGTCTTTTACTTACGGCAGATATAGTCATACCAAGCGTTCTTGAACAGATCAAAGGAGAGCATTTTGATTACATCATCCATGATTCCATGTTTGGTTGTGGACGTTTACTTGCTCAAATTCTTAAGCTTCCTGCAATCAACTCTTGTACTTCTTTTGCGCAGACAAAAGTATCATTCGATAAAATGTTGGAACAAATTTCTATAAAAGTCCCTACAGAAATAGTTAAACCTATAAACGATAAATTTCAAAGCCTGACGGTAATGGTGAAGGAAAAATATGATGTGGAGATCCATTCTCCTTACGAAGTGTTTTGTAATCCTGCACCACTTACAATCGTTTATACAACTAGGGAGTTTCAACCTTATGGAGAAGCATTCGACCAAACTTATAAATTTGTAGGTCCATCCATCTCTTCACGATTAACTCAAGAAAACTTCGACTTTACTGCAATAAAGGGGAAAAACCCAATTTACATTTCACTGGGTACAGTCTTAAACCAAGCAATTGATTTCTATAAGCTTTGTTTTGAGGCATTTGTGAACACTGATCATACTATTGTCATGTCTGTTGGGAATAAAACCCAAATTTCTGATTTAGGGGAAATTCCTAAAAACTTCATCGTAAAAAATTATGTTCCACAAACTGATGTACTGCAATACACTAAATTATTTATTACACATGGTGGAATGAACAGTACCAATGAAGGTCTTTATTACGGGGTTCCGCTAATTGTAATCCCACAAAGCGCGGATCAGCCGATAATTGCTCAACAAGTCGCCAATATCGGAGCAGGTATTAAATTACAAATGCAAAGCTTGACTGCAAATCAACTACGTGAAGCGGTAGATCATGTGTTAAGCCTCTCATCTTTCAAGAAAGCTGTTGCAAACATTAGGGAATCCTTTCGAAAATCAGGTGGGTATCATCAAGCTGCTGATGAGATTTTCGAATTTAAAAGTCAATATCATATCTAA
- a CDS encoding HTH domain-containing protein, with product MGKTVFTEQEMKYLEANPYVQHVTYKSITYAPAFKVAAVKAYQEGQTPMEIFCGAGFDIDVIGHDKPKTCLKRWRNVYQIHGEIGLLDEQRGKKSTGRPSTTELSVEEKLKRAEARIKFLEAENDFLKKLDALEKQKLQR from the coding sequence ATGGGAAAAACAGTTTTCACGGAACAAGAAATGAAATATCTTGAAGCTAACCCTTATGTTCAGCATGTAACGTACAAAAGTATTACTTATGCACCAGCATTTAAGGTAGCAGCTGTCAAAGCGTATCAAGAGGGGCAAACACCTATGGAAATTTTTTGTGGTGCTGGTTTTGACATAGACGTTATTGGTCATGACAAACCAAAAACATGCTTAAAACGTTGGCGTAATGTGTATCAAATTCATGGAGAGATCGGCCTTTTAGATGAACAACGTGGAAAGAAAAGTACGGGTAGACCCTCGACAACGGAGTTGTCCGTAGAGGAAAAGCTTAAACGAGCTGAGGCACGTATCAAGTTTTTAGAGGCGGAGAACGACTTTTTAAAAAAGCTCGACGCGCTCGAAAAGCAGAAGTTGCAGAGGTAA
- a CDS encoding IS4 family transposase gives MEILDELQLFSQELQRCLVPEALEELAREAGFTKRKSKYQSQELVALCVWLSQKVASTSLMKLCSRLEAYTGILMSPEGLNKRFNRQAVQFLQRLFSHLLIQKLYAADTLPHGYATLFHRIRILDSTTFQLPDIFASAYKGFGGSSHTAGVKIQLEYDLLSGQFLHVEAGPGKQNDRTYGSICLETVQKNDLCIRDLGYFDLQDFEHMDMRGAYYISRLKLNNRVYQKNPHPEYFKDGKIKKQSEYIQLNMEDLMNQIQPGETHEISNVYIGQYQKLPTRVIIHRLTEEQIQKRRRDQAIKEKKKGIVYSERSKRLSAINIYITNAPSTEVPTENVHPLYSLRWQVEILFKTWKSFFGIDHCKEIKQERLECHLYGQLISILICSSTMFRMRDLLLRKRKKELSEYKAIHMIQDYFPLLHRSIEKDTTEMSKILLRLFNLLQRNGRKSHRYEKKTVFDILGVVYNYTMSQDRAA, from the coding sequence ATGGAAATCTTAGACGAGCTACAGCTTTTTTCTCAAGAGCTCCAGCGTTGCTTAGTGCCTGAAGCTCTTGAAGAGCTTGCCAGAGAAGCTGGTTTTACCAAACGGAAAAGTAAGTATCAGTCTCAGGAGTTAGTTGCACTTTGTGTATGGTTAAGTCAAAAGGTTGCGAGCACATCTTTAATGAAATTATGTAGTCGTTTAGAGGCATACACTGGGATATTAATGAGTCCGGAAGGACTAAATAAGCGATTTAATAGGCAAGCCGTACAATTTCTTCAACGACTATTTTCACACCTTCTTATTCAAAAGCTATACGCTGCCGATACATTACCTCATGGTTACGCAACTTTGTTTCATAGAATCCGCATACTAGATTCCACTACTTTTCAGCTTCCGGATATCTTTGCTTCTGCTTATAAAGGATTTGGGGGAAGTAGCCATACAGCCGGTGTTAAAATTCAGTTAGAATATGACCTTCTTAGTGGACAGTTCCTACACGTTGAGGCGGGACCAGGAAAACAAAACGACCGAACCTACGGTTCTATTTGTCTAGAGACTGTTCAGAAAAATGACTTATGTATTCGTGATTTAGGCTACTTCGATTTACAGGATTTCGAACATATGGATATGAGAGGAGCTTATTATATTTCTCGTTTAAAGTTAAATAATCGTGTATACCAAAAAAATCCTCACCCGGAATACTTCAAAGATGGAAAAATAAAGAAGCAATCTGAGTATATCCAGTTAAATATGGAAGACCTTATGAATCAAATCCAACCAGGCGAGACGCATGAGATATCCAATGTTTACATAGGTCAGTATCAAAAGCTACCAACCCGGGTTATTATTCATCGGCTGACAGAAGAACAGATTCAAAAGCGACGGAGGGATCAAGCTATTAAAGAAAAAAAGAAAGGAATCGTGTACTCGGAGAGAAGTAAACGATTAAGTGCTATCAATATTTATATTACGAATGCCCCCTCGACAGAGGTTCCTACCGAAAATGTTCATCCTTTGTATTCATTACGCTGGCAAGTCGAAATTCTCTTTAAAACATGGAAGTCTTTCTTTGGTATTGATCATTGTAAAGAAATCAAACAAGAACGCTTAGAATGTCACCTGTACGGGCAACTTATCAGTATTCTTATTTGTTCCTCCACCATGTTTCGAATGCGGGACCTTCTACTAAGAAAACGAAAAAAGGAACTGAGTGAGTACAAGGCCATACATATGATTCAAGATTACTTTCCACTTCTACATAGGTCCATAGAAAAAGACACCACAGAAATGTCAAAGATTCTCCTTCGCCTGTTCAACCTCCTACAGCGTAACGGGCGGAAATCTCATCGATACGAGAAAAAGACAGTCTTTGATATACTGGGTGTCGTATACAATTATACCATGTCTCAAGATCGAGCTGCATAG
- a CDS encoding DUF1878 family protein: MTKETLEQRLERLEFYLNLMREFAVDPETFALWDYVISEGLSENQTKQILEVLREHHGNIKSAVEAGASIPDLEGLFSKMIPLLHIEGRTTSKEKVMQILRRASKLPIFPYLNKHL; encoded by the coding sequence ATGACAAAAGAGACTTTGGAACAAAGGTTAGAAAGGTTAGAGTTTTATCTAAACTTGATGAGGGAGTTTGCAGTAGATCCAGAAACGTTTGCCTTGTGGGATTATGTTATTTCAGAAGGGTTGAGTGAGAACCAGACAAAACAGATTTTAGAAGTTCTAAGAGAGCATCATGGTAATATAAAATCTGCTGTAGAGGCTGGTGCTTCTATCCCTGATTTAGAAGGCTTATTTAGCAAAATGATTCCACTTCTTCACATTGAAGGACGAACCACGAGTAAGGAAAAGGTAATGCAAATTTTGAGAAGAGCTTCTAAATTACCTATATTTCCTTATTTGAATAAACATTTATAA
- a CDS encoding stalk domain-containing protein — MKKILVGLCAATMMSVPAFAAEATNVLSPKHTAVVTQKSPVVQYALKINNKTVELGTEKIVVMEDQIMVPLKITSEALGFTLKLDEQKQTIHMDNGRMQTDLTMGEATYFAYSSKAIGMTAPLSLGVAPAIIEGSIYVPVDLYKVLLTDPNCVSIKDHVINISTDSMKPKKPASIGLPNPLVNYSTLDEARKAVGFTFAVPTTLPDGYQMKDITVISNSLAKISYSKGDNQIAYRTTKGNADISGDYNVYDKVITITVGNTQITVKGKGDSINLATWTKDGTSFSLSFDVPVNEKTLSTIIDGII, encoded by the coding sequence ATGAAAAAAATACTTGTCGGTTTATGTGCTGCAACAATGATGTCAGTTCCTGCTTTTGCCGCTGAGGCAACCAATGTGTTATCTCCGAAACACACTGCTGTTGTGACGCAGAAATCTCCTGTAGTGCAATATGCTCTTAAAATCAATAACAAGACGGTTGAGCTTGGAACGGAAAAAATTGTTGTAATGGAAGACCAAATTATGGTTCCGCTCAAAATTACGTCAGAAGCACTTGGATTCACCTTGAAGTTGGATGAACAGAAGCAAACCATCCACATGGATAATGGTAGAATGCAAACCGATTTAACAATGGGTGAAGCTACCTATTTTGCATACAGCAGCAAAGCGATAGGAATGACAGCACCTCTAAGCTTGGGTGTGGCTCCGGCAATCATTGAAGGATCAATCTATGTGCCTGTTGACCTCTACAAGGTATTATTGACCGATCCGAATTGTGTTAGTATAAAAGATCATGTTATCAACATATCAACCGACTCGATGAAACCGAAAAAACCAGCTTCTATCGGACTACCCAACCCTTTGGTAAACTACAGCACGTTGGATGAAGCACGAAAAGCGGTGGGATTTACGTTTGCGGTGCCTACAACCCTGCCGGATGGTTATCAAATGAAAGACATTACCGTGATAAGCAACAGCCTAGCAAAAATTTCCTACTCGAAAGGTGACAATCAAATTGCATACCGTACTACCAAGGGAAATGCTGATATCAGCGGTGATTATAATGTTTATGATAAAGTTATAACGATTACTGTTGGAAATACCCAAATTACTGTAAAAGGTAAAGGTGACAGTATCAATCTTGCTACATGGACAAAGGATGGAACCAGCTTCTCTCTATCCTTTGACGTACCTGTCAATGAGAAAACACTATCAACAATCATTGACGGGATCATTTAA
- a CDS encoding sigma-70 family RNA polymerase sigma factor: MPDVSLCTDETVAHALKFYGNTIVRLSYSYLHNLSDAEDVLQDTLLSLMRNKPAFSSPEHEKAWLMRVAINLCKNKLKSSWFKTIAIPENLQIESITDKESEVLEAVHTLPVKYREVVHLYYYEGYSTFEISSLLQKKESTVRSLLYRARDMLKKTLKGAYDFEE, encoded by the coding sequence GTGCCCGATGTTTCATTGTGTACGGATGAGACAGTCGCACACGCATTGAAATTCTACGGCAATACGATAGTAAGATTGTCTTATTCGTATTTACATAATCTTTCTGATGCAGAGGATGTTCTGCAGGATACTTTGCTCAGTTTGATGAGGAATAAGCCTGCTTTTTCCAGTCCTGAACATGAAAAAGCTTGGCTGATGCGCGTCGCTATCAACCTATGTAAAAATAAACTAAAATCTTCATGGTTTAAAACCATTGCAATTCCCGAAAATCTTCAAATAGAAAGTATTACGGATAAAGAATCAGAGGTGTTGGAAGCAGTTCATACCCTGCCGGTAAAGTACCGCGAAGTGGTCCACCTCTATTATTACGAGGGTTATTCCACATTTGAAATATCTTCTCTTCTCCAAAAGAAAGAGTCTACGGTACGTTCCCTTCTGTATAGGGCAAGAGATATGCTCAAAAAAACCCTGAAAGGAGCATATGATTTTGAAGAATAA
- a CDS encoding DUF4367 domain-containing protein, which produces MILKNKYRSAMEKIEVTPQMEERILSSVSRKREASTEIKKQQYLKWIRPASTIAACCAVVLGAMAIYPTLINNNGVNKQIQTSPHADNEEGMSAQPGTDRVLVTSPIKNMKGVDEVKKAVPFELLVPGKLPTGYKLDNSSVISGKLAKIIYSDGSKKITYRVAKGAEDISGDYTSYEETDVVKIGDIEVTLKGSNSLINLATWIKDGCSYSLSFSRGIEKNAVILIIESMEKA; this is translated from the coding sequence ATGATTTTGAAGAATAAATATCGTTCCGCAATGGAAAAAATCGAAGTTACTCCTCAAATGGAGGAAAGAATTCTAAGTAGTGTGTCAAGGAAAAGAGAAGCGAGTACCGAGATAAAAAAACAACAATACCTCAAATGGATCAGGCCAGCGAGCACTATTGCTGCCTGTTGTGCCGTTGTACTAGGTGCTATGGCCATTTATCCAACATTGATAAATAACAACGGGGTCAATAAACAGATTCAAACATCTCCACATGCAGACAATGAGGAAGGAATGAGCGCCCAACCGGGAACGGATCGGGTTTTAGTTACTAGCCCGATTAAGAATATGAAAGGGGTTGACGAGGTTAAAAAAGCTGTTCCCTTTGAACTGCTTGTACCGGGAAAACTCCCAACCGGGTATAAATTGGATAACTCTTCAGTTATTTCAGGAAAACTAGCAAAAATTATTTATTCTGACGGAAGTAAAAAAATCACATATAGAGTGGCAAAGGGAGCAGAGGATATCAGTGGTGACTATACATCCTATGAAGAAACCGATGTTGTAAAAATTGGCGATATTGAGGTAACACTCAAGGGAAGTAACTCGCTTATCAACCTCGCCACTTGGATAAAGGATGGTTGTTCCTATTCCTTGTCTTTTTCAAGAGGAATAGAAAAAAATGCTGTGATTTTGATTATAGAAAGTATGGAAAAAGCATGA
- a CDS encoding winged helix-turn-helix transcriptional regulator: MARFNFQGEPPPEEQEEVCSLTLTQNVIAGRWKIIILWYLSRRTRRFNELQRLLPGISKGILTRQLRELEEDGMVHREVYKEVPPKVEYSLTIQGKSFIPVLDIMGEWGKKYMEKKQKEQN, translated from the coding sequence ATGGCTCGATTTAATTTTCAAGGAGAACCACCTCCGGAAGAACAAGAAGAAGTATGCTCTTTGACACTTACGCAAAATGTAATTGCTGGAAGATGGAAAATTATTATTTTATGGTATCTAAGTCGGCGAACAAGAAGATTTAACGAACTTCAGAGGTTGTTACCGGGCATTTCAAAAGGAATATTGACAAGACAACTGAGAGAATTGGAAGAGGACGGAATGGTTCACAGAGAAGTGTATAAAGAAGTTCCTCCTAAAGTAGAATACTCGCTAACAATACAAGGGAAAAGCTTTATACCAGTATTGGACATTATGGGAGAGTGGGGTAAAAAATATATGGAGAAAAAACAAAAGGAACAAAATTAG
- a CDS encoding SDR family oxidoreductase: MKILVTGATGKLGSKVVETLLKTVPASQLVVSVRNQEKAEGLRARGVEVRQGDFDQPETLDSAFSGIDRLFIISTVGDDETIIREHANAVAAAQRAQVKFIAYTSVTNASESNLFLAPAHRAREEAILRTDIPYSFLRNNWYLENEIGSIQGAIAGVPWVTSAGTGKVGWALQQDYAEAAANVLTGKGHENTVYELSGKLMTQEELASALGTVLGKEVPVQQVDDATYADMMKGAGVPEAYLPMLVNMQKGIRDGELEIESNDLEKLLGRSATPINESLSQIVSQSSQTGN; encoded by the coding sequence ATGAAAATATTAGTTACAGGTGCAACAGGGAAATTAGGATCAAAAGTTGTAGAAACGTTATTAAAAACTGTACCAGCGAGTCAATTAGTTGTTAGTGTTCGAAATCAAGAGAAAGCAGAAGGATTACGAGCTCGCGGAGTAGAAGTTCGACAAGGAGATTTTGATCAACCAGAAACATTAGATTCTGCTTTTTCAGGAATTGATCGACTTTTCATTATATCTACGGTTGGGGATGATGAAACAATCATTAGAGAGCATGCTAATGCTGTAGCTGCTGCTCAACGTGCTCAAGTTAAATTTATTGCTTATACTAGTGTAACAAATGCAAGTGAAAGTAACTTATTCCTTGCTCCAGCTCATCGAGCTAGAGAAGAAGCTATTTTGAGAACAGACATCCCATACTCGTTTTTACGAAACAATTGGTATTTGGAAAATGAAATTGGAAGCATACAAGGTGCGATTGCAGGAGTACCTTGGGTTACATCTGCTGGAACTGGAAAAGTAGGTTGGGCACTTCAACAAGATTATGCGGAGGCAGCAGCAAATGTATTAACTGGGAAAGGACACGAGAATACAGTTTACGAGCTTTCCGGTAAGCTAATGACTCAAGAGGAATTAGCATCTGCTCTTGGAACTGTATTAGGTAAAGAAGTCCCTGTACAACAAGTCGATGATGCTACTTATGCCGATATGATGAAAGGTGCAGGGGTACCAGAAGCCTACCTTCCTATGCTCGTAAACATGCAAAAAGGCATTCGAGATGGTGAATTAGAGATAGAGAGCAACGATTTAGAAAAATTACTTGGTCGCTCTGCTACACCAATAAACGAGTCTTTGAGCCAAATTGTTAGTCAAAGCTCTCAAACAGGAAATTAA
- a CDS encoding fibronectin type III domain-containing protein: protein MYNNFRKWTAGLLIITLCISILPGGEVIALEQTDQAIPLGPTTSQTLEQRKTEEILQPAKEKTLSSDPSSLATPETTALSENTDSTVEQKPEKESGVEPDQENQQKQQTQEPQTNSDLISIPEIESSVSSQLTQENEVTLEKETVEKILQEQETKQAVTISLTSERTLPQEELDPSKLIEIEKSMYEAAAPEITYNDNQYRGQLVKGKYFATVLDKDDQKTVILSIEYSGNIERSPLTLEHFELGDEQPTNQPKVSLRKKRSILEEEEPPTRPGLLKAFETDDKKMVINWTGSKSNVALAGYEIYRNGKRIAITKTTTFTDSDQDPLVYSYVVRAIDIAGRRSEPSNVAVPIPYKKSVQIYKKEQFYDDTSCAIREESAFREAPSRITYQDKDNYSGYIKKDSYILIGCGGKNEDKYADIDVIYKGEVYRSLHELTTKPVNLVASSVSSNEVTLTWDPVVKPNDSILSYTVIRNGENPKNVSENKYIDKNVQPGMQYHYQVVVIFESLTVSLLSDELKVQIPGTVTNPQLILSTNVLQESSQNDGSIATPLIVYLKQGVFEKDLSSGITIENLPQGLTISTKRDSDNQITIQLNGRAKVHDKPVDNLILKIDKNCIVGATAETKSGAFTIAFRENNIAALYEYEYNEQNQLIAIKKDGTVIIRYLYDENGNLLTKKIVQE, encoded by the coding sequence ATGTACAACAATTTTAGAAAGTGGACAGCAGGGTTATTGATAATCACGCTGTGTATCAGTATCTTGCCAGGAGGTGAAGTAATTGCCTTAGAGCAAACAGATCAAGCAATACCGTTAGGACCAACGACAAGCCAGACGTTGGAACAAAGGAAAACAGAGGAAATTTTACAGCCTGCGAAGGAAAAGACGCTTAGCTCTGATCCTTCTTCTCTAGCTACACCAGAAACGACAGCACTTTCAGAAAACACGGATTCAACAGTTGAACAAAAACCGGAGAAAGAATCTGGGGTAGAACCGGATCAAGAAAACCAGCAAAAACAACAGACCCAAGAGCCTCAAACAAACTCCGATCTCATTTCTATACCGGAAATTGAATCTTCCGTTTCCTCTCAGCTTACTCAAGAAAATGAGGTAACGCTTGAAAAAGAGACCGTGGAAAAAATTCTGCAAGAACAAGAGACAAAACAAGCTGTTACCATTTCTCTTACGTCTGAACGAACATTACCACAAGAAGAGCTTGATCCAAGTAAACTTATCGAAATAGAGAAATCGATGTATGAAGCTGCTGCGCCAGAGATTACTTATAACGACAACCAATATAGGGGTCAGCTGGTTAAAGGAAAATACTTCGCTACTGTACTAGATAAAGACGATCAAAAAACAGTGATTCTCAGCATTGAATACAGTGGGAACATTGAACGTTCCCCGCTTACCCTTGAGCATTTTGAACTAGGGGACGAGCAGCCTACAAATCAACCTAAGGTCTCGCTTCGCAAGAAAAGATCGATTTTAGAAGAGGAAGAGCCGCCAACAAGACCCGGTCTTTTGAAAGCATTTGAAACGGATGATAAAAAAATGGTCATCAACTGGACTGGTTCGAAAAGCAATGTTGCTTTAGCAGGTTATGAAATCTATCGAAATGGAAAGCGCATTGCTATTACAAAAACGACTACGTTTACGGATAGTGATCAAGACCCCTTGGTTTATAGCTATGTGGTACGAGCGATTGATATAGCAGGTAGACGTTCCGAGCCAAGTAATGTCGCGGTTCCCATTCCCTATAAAAAATCGGTCCAAATCTATAAGAAAGAACAGTTTTATGATGATACATCCTGTGCAATTAGAGAGGAATCTGCTTTCAGAGAGGCACCTAGCCGAATTACCTATCAGGATAAGGATAACTACAGTGGGTATATAAAGAAGGACAGTTATATTCTCATCGGTTGTGGCGGAAAAAATGAGGATAAGTACGCTGATATCGATGTGATTTACAAGGGAGAGGTTTATCGAAGCTTACATGAACTTACCACGAAGCCGGTTAATCTCGTAGCATCATCTGTTAGCTCGAATGAAGTTACCTTAACATGGGACCCTGTCGTAAAACCAAACGATTCTATTCTATCATATACAGTGATCCGAAATGGTGAGAATCCCAAAAATGTAAGCGAGAATAAGTATATAGATAAGAATGTACAGCCTGGTATGCAATATCATTATCAGGTCGTCGTTATTTTTGAATCCTTAACCGTATCGTTACTCAGCGATGAATTGAAGGTCCAGATACCAGGTACCGTGACGAATCCGCAGCTAATCCTATCTACTAATGTACTTCAGGAGTCAAGTCAAAACGATGGTAGCATTGCTACACCTTTAATCGTGTATCTCAAGCAGGGAGTTTTTGAAAAAGATCTCTCTAGCGGAATCACGATTGAAAATTTACCACAAGGATTAACGATATCGACAAAACGTGATTCAGACAATCAGATAACCATCCAATTGAATGGGAGAGCCAAGGTCCATGATAAGCCAGTGGACAACCTCATTCTGAAAATAGATAAGAATTGTATTGTTGGTGCAACTGCTGAAACAAAGAGCGGTGCCTTCACGATTGCTTTCCGTGAGAACAATATCGCAGCCTTGTATGAGTACGAATACAATGAGCAGAATCAATTAATCGCTATCAAAAAAGATGGAACGGTTATCATTCGCTATCTATACGATGAAAATGGAAATCTACTAACGAAAAAAATAGTACAGGAATAA